The Candidatus Zixiibacteriota bacterium genomic interval TTTGATGGATCCTTCATCGAAGGATCGTTTTTATCTACCACCACCTGGGTCACAAAAGTGACCACATCGCGCTTGATCTTCTCCTGCCTGAGGCGATTCTGAAGCGACTGTTCGATCATGTAACCCATCCCGCCTTCGGTGTCGGCCACGCAGATCCCGAGAGGCAGTATGGGAGCTTTATCGCGGGCGAGTTCAACCCGCAGGACAGCGTTGCCGACCTGGGGGCCGTTGCCGTGTGTGATGGCGATGTTGTAGCCGTTTCGGATCAGGGGAATTATCCCGGAGAGTGACTGACGGGTATTGGCGAATTGATTCGCGATTGTATCGGGAACGCCTTTTTTAGTTATGGCGTTCCCTCCTAAAGCAATTACTGCTGTCGACTTTTTCGCTGGCATTACTTTTTCTTCTTTGCGAAGCCCTCCAGCACATCGGTCATATCCGGCTTGCCAATTTCCTGCAGTTCGTAGCGAACCCGGGTCGAGGGCTTTTTGATATTGATAATGCGTCTGAGATCGATCGGAGTGCCGATCACCACACTCTGGCATTTGACAGCGTTGATCGTGTTGGCCAGGTCACGCACCTGCTGCGCGCCATAGCCCATAGCCGGAAGCAACGGTCCGATATTCGGATAAGTCTCGAAGGTCTGCTTGAGACTTCCGCGCAGTGCAGGTCTCGGATCGACAAACTCGGTCGCGCCGAATTTCTGGGCGGCCACGATACCGGCTCCGTAGGTCATTTCACCGTGTGTCAGGGTTGGACCATCTTCGACAACCAGCACCTTCTTGCCCTTGATCACGTTCGGCTTGTCGACGAAGACCGGTGAAGCGGCCTCGATAACTGTCGCGTCCGGGTTATACATGGCGATATTTTCACGCAGGTGCTCGACATCCTCGGCATCGGCGGTGTCCATCTTGTTGATCACGATAACGTCGGCCGAGATGAAATTCGTCAGGCCGGGGTAATAGCTGAGCTCATGGCCGGCGCGATGAGGATCTGTAACCACGATCCAGAGGTCGGGTTTGTAAAACGGGGTGTCGTTGTTGCCACCGTCCCAGACGATCACATCGGCCTCCTTCTCAGCCTCGCCCAAAATCACTCGATAGTCAACACCGGCGTAGCATACGGTACCGCTTTTAATATGCGGTTCATATTCTTCCATCTCTTCGATAGTACATTTATGCTTCTTGAGGTCGGCCAGCTTGGCATAGCGCTGGCTGATCTGCTGGGTCAGGTTACCGTAGGGCATCGGATGGCGAATCGCGACCACTTTCTTGCCCAGCCCCTTGAGAACTTCGCAGACCTTGCGCGTGGTCTGGCTCTTGCCGCATCCGGTACGGATGGCAGTGATCGCAACCACCGGCTTTTTGGATTTGATCATGGTCTGATGAGTTCCCAAAAGCACAAAAGAGGCTCCGGCGCGTTCGACCAATGCCGCCTTCTGCATCACGTAGTGTTGCGGAACATCCGAATAGGAAAAGACAACTTCGTCTATTTCAT includes:
- a CDS encoding GTPase, giving the protein MPKNVIIMGAAGRDFHNYNEFYRDNKDYNVVAFTATQIPNIEGRKYPAKLAGKMYPKGIPIKPEADLEKLIQKHEIDEVVFSYSDVPQHYVMQKAALVERAGASFVLLGTHQTMIKSKKPVVAITAIRTGCGKSQTTRKVCEVLKGLGKKVVAIRHPMPYGNLTQQISQRYAKLADLKKHKCTIEEMEEYEPHIKSGTVCYAGVDYRVILGEAEKEADVIVWDGGNNDTPFYKPDLWIVVTDPHRAGHELSYYPGLTNFISADVIVINKMDTADAEDVEHLRENIAMYNPDATVIEAASPVFVDKPNVIKGKKVLVVEDGPTLTHGEMTYGAGIVAAQKFGATEFVDPRPALRGSLKQTFETYPNIGPLLPAMGYGAQQVRDLANTINAVKCQSVVIGTPIDLRRIINIKKPSTRVRYELQEIGKPDMTDVLEGFAKKKK